Within Paenibacillus sabinae T27, the genomic segment AATATCCGCGGTCAGGCGGTCCCCGCTCTGCCGGAATTTCGCCCCGGTAATCCGGACAAAGGTTGAAGGATGTTCGGCGAGATAGTCATTCAGCCCTTTTTTGAACAGATTGTTCAGTTCGTCTTCGGTCAGCGTCAGAACGGGTCTTCTCTCCTTCGCCATCTGAAGCAGCTGCGGCTCAAGGTCCAGACGGTCGTAGGACAAATCCAGCTTCTCCTCCGGCTTGACGTACCAGACGGCAGCCGCTCCCGCAAGCAGCAGGACGAGCGAGAAGCCGGCAAACAGCCGCAGCCACATTCTGCGTGGTGTTCTAGTGTTACTCGTACGAGGAGGCATAACGCATCACCCCTTCCTTGTCATGCTCCGATTCTTATGTTGGTTCATGAGGTCCGCATTTGTTTACTAGGATATTGACGCACCGACTACCGGATAATTCCGGTGAGAACAACATCTAAGGGAGGAATTGAATATGAAAAAGATCACCACTATTGCAGCAGCTATCGGTTTAACGGCTTCCATCGCCGCCACCGCTTCGGCTGACCAAGTAACGGGAACGGCCTCGCCGGCCACCACCACCTCAAGCACCTACGGCAGCACCGTTACCACGGCAACCTACAGCGGTACCGCTACCTCAAGCACATACGGCAGCAATACGGTGATTGAACCGGTAATCACACCAGAGGATCTCAAACCGGCTACGCCGGTGATCATCCTGACGCGTGTTACCCCGTTCTATTTCTCTAGGGGTTCCGTCATGAAGGCAGCCGGCATGCTTAGTCCGCAGGCGGTCGATACGACCGGACAAATGATAACCGATGCTCTCGGCAATGAATGGAGAGAGGTCTATACCTGGCTGGGACTGGCCTGGATCAAGGTTCCCAATACCGCTTATGTAATCATGCCTTAAGATCACCTTCGAACGCAAATGCAGTGATATCATTCCGGCCGGCATTTCACAGCCTTCACTCATCAGCGCTGGATGATATTCACTTTATGGCCCCGTCAATCGGGATACCGTCATTCAAAATATACATATTCCAAAAGGAAATCATTCCATCCATGAACCTTATTTGACCGCGAGAAAGGGGTGCCTTCAAAGCGATATTCGCATCGCCGAAGGCACCCCTTTCTTCTTGTTTGCTGTACCCGTCACATACATACTGCTGTCGCTTCGCCTTGAATCAGGCTGTATAATCAGTGGACGACCGAGCCTCCGAAGAGAAAACGGCTGGTCCAAGAAGCGCTTAATTTATCCACTCTGACGCCCCCGGAAGATACGGAATACGTATGCAGAATCTGCCCGTCCCCCAAGTAAAGAGCGACATGCGTAATCCTCTGGGCCGACTTGTCGATTCCGGCATACGCCGCCGGCGAGCTTCCTCTGTAGCTCATAAAAAACATCAGATCGCCGCGCTTGAGGTCCGATATATCCGTTACAGCCGAGCTGTTCTGCTTCACCCAATCCCCCTGCTGCCTGGAATCGGCCGGAAGCTTGATATTCATCCCTTCCAGATAAATCTGGCGGATAAAATCCGAACAGTCGAAGGTGGATGTGTCGCTGCGGCTTGACCCAAATTCGTAAGGCGTGCCGAGATAGGCCATCCCTTTTGCAATGACGGCTTCAATGGCCCCGGACGCCGCCGGGACAGGTGCCGGAGCAACCGGCGAAGGCTGAGGGGCAGCGCCCGCTCCCGTCAAAGAGATGTACCTGCCCTGGGAACTGCAATAGCCGATTTCCCCATCCGCGGTGCGGACCTTGTAGAAATAGGCGTTCGTCTTCTCCAGAACCGTTACCG encodes:
- a CDS encoding C40 family peptidase, which codes for MNKLTKQLVAALFLSTAFYASSGEFGVQTARASEVLSTSSAQTAVIQSTVRLRTAPSVSSGVLSYLKEGETVTVLEKTNAYFYKVRTADGEIGYCSSQGRYISLTGAGAAPQPSPVAPAPVPAASGAIEAVIAKGMAYLGTPYEFGSSRSDTSTFDCSDFIRQIYLEGMNIKLPADSRQQGDWVKQNSSAVTDISDLKRGDLMFFMSYRGSSPAAYAGIDKSAQRITHVALYLGDGQILHTYSVSSGGVRVDKLSASWTSRFLFGGSVVH